TTTAATAAAACCATTTACCTCAAATAGTAAATTTAAGTTTATAAAGCATATTTAATAAGATTAGATTTTAAATAACACCTTCCTTATATAATTATCATTTTAGTCGTATCAGTAAAAATGCCAGTTAAGGAAGAAAGCACGCACTGACGAATGAGAGGTTGTaatcattattatttatttccccTTATTTTTCCCCACATGCTCGAAAATTCTACCTTCCAATCATGAATGCCATTAATTCAAGAAAGCATAGTAGTTAGGGTGAACAACATTTCTTTAATCCATACACATTAATCTAAACTTGGATCCACCAATCGGTGCACTTCATTAGTGGGAGAACTTTGGAAAAAACGTTAACGTTTAGGAGAAGTAAAATGCCAAGTCAACTTTATTTTTGGTCGTACATATGTAGCGGTTGACGAGggaaatcaattaggaaaagAGCTCATTCCTTTGAAAAACGCTCAACTTTAGgtttttattctgaattttttttgtcccataaaaaatccttaattttcGCCCTAGTCTTAAATCTGATCAAGTATCCAAATATCGCCACTGATTTCTTCAATATTATCAACATTAGGAAGTTGTTATTGTTCCTTTAAAGGTGAGGTTGTTTGGTGAAAACACTAGTTCTGATAATGAACCTTTAATTGATTCTAATGtcaataattttgagtaaattagCGGCAGTTTTTAGACGAGTGaaagttgaggatttttttttatgagataaaaaaagttCACGATAGAATTGGGATTGGAtttaaatttttgggtgttttgGAGAATTAGACctttagaaaaaatataaaacaaaatatgatgTCATCATTTTCCATTTATAAAGCTAAACACATTGAggtcgaataaaaaaaaagggatcgATCAACGTCACTTGCTATTTATGAAAGTAGATTTCGAACTCATAATAGAATGCAATAAAGACAATGACGTACCGTTCTAACCTAATTTTATATTCCCCACGCGAAGAACGACGAGCTACTAATCTCTTTCTCTAGCAAGAAATGATAAGCCCCGTGGACGTTGCCATTCTTGCTATTCAATTGGTGTACAGCGATGTCTCACCAGAAGAGAAAATGGCATATTGGCATTACTCCACTTGCCTTTAATTTGTTCATGAATTGTTGGCTTTTGTCTTAGCCTCCTCTCATTCTCCGATTTAATTCGTGTACAATGCTGGAGTTTGTATCTAGACGCATCGAGCTGTTACATCACATTTTATGGCTAAAGTCCAATTTTCATGATATATAAAAAGGATCTCTTATTCTAATCAATCCACGTCGAACTTTGGCAAGTGATTAGAGATATGCTAACGTATGGTTTTCCAATATGTTCATACGCATATCTTTTGTGATACAAATCTTGTATCTTTGGAAAACgacacaaataatttttaaactttgGTTCAATGTGTAATGTTGTCAATGAATTTTAACTTAATGTACAATGTGAtccctaaattttgaatttgtttaatgtaatcccTGAACTTTTGGTGCATGTTCAATTATTCCTTAGagtatatgaaaatgttcaattttgtccctaatcttgaattgataaaagggttatattgaatatttttacaTAATTCAAACACTACATTAAACatgtaataaaaatttatggactgtattaaacaaataaaaagttcaaaaactacattacatattaactaaaatttagatatcacattacacatttgatcaaagttcaagaactatttgtgtcattatgtCCGTATCTTTTGTAATATAATCCCTGTGAGCTTCGCTTCTTGATACGTATGTCATGCGCTCGCCATTGCCGTCGGTGCTTTAATCTAACGGGGGCTTAAAGAAAGACACGGAAAAAAGAACACGACACAAACGACAAAAGAAGCAGTGGCTTCGAAAcgactaaaaatatttttaaatgctTTGATTCCAAATATGAAGTCCTAAACGCCGACCTCATATTTTACGACGTACCTTTCATGCACGCCTAgaagagtctctctctctctctctctctctctctctctcgcgcgcgcgcgcTTGCACGAACACCGTACACACACCCCTTATCCGCCATGAAGGTCCCGCTCTCGGAGCATCACGGTGATAGGAACGCGCCGCAGCACAGCGCAGGTGTCAACTTAAGGAGGGCGGCGATGATCGTTCCAGCCGTGATTCTTCTTGCTGTGATCTCTCTGTGGCTCCTTGTCGTGAGCTCGCCAGTCCAGCCTCAAGATTATCCTCCGGCATGGTTGATGGAGGACAAGAATGGCGGCCCTGAGAACACGGTATTGGGGGCGGCAGTGCCAGTGGTGGTGCCAGTGGTGAGGGAGAAGAAATGCGACGTGTTCTTGGGGAAATGAGTGTACCGCCCGGATGCGCCGACATACTACAACAACGAGACTTGCCATGCGATAAGCGACCAGCAAAACTGCATGAAGTTCGGGAGGCCCGACACGGAGTTCCTGAAGTGGCGGTGGGAGCCAGACGGGTGCGAGCTCCCGCCGTTCGATGCTGCCGAGTTCGCAGAGATGGCGCAAGGGAAGTCAATCGCCTTCGTCGGCAACTCTCTGGGGGAGGAACCACATGCAGTCCTTGTCATGCCTCTTGTTCAGCGTAACTTATATATACGAAATTCTCTAGTAAGGTTGACTTTTAAGTTATGTTGTAATTTCATCTTTGATCTTACCGCGTTTCATATGTGTAAAATCATTAGGTAGACCAACCGGAGGACATATCTCTCCGGTACACAGCGGACTACAACTTCAAGTGGTGGTACCTCCCCAAGCACAACCTAACCCTAGGCACCTATTGGGCCCCTTTCCTGGTCCGCACCACCGACGCCCGCAGTGGCCAGACCCTCGACTGCGTCCTCACCCTCCACCTGGACAAGCCCCACCCTTCTTGGTCTGCTGAGATCGGCGCCTTCAACTATGTCATCGTCTCAGTGGGCCAGTGGTTCTTCCGCCCGCTGGTCTACTACCGGAATGGGTGGCTCctggtaggggtgtgcatggtccaggtgggcggttcccgacctagaaccgggaaccgcccgctagggaccggttctgaaaaattggaaccgggatccacctgTTTGTTGCATGGAACCACCCGggtattttggttttcaacatagaacggttgggtctatgagttgggaaggaggggaggaggtctatggttggattttcaacatagaacggtcaCGAAACAATTTTTCGCGGCTGTGGCGGGTGGCGGCCAATGCAAGGGGGCGAATAGCAGTGgtggaggagcggcggcggcgacatcGACGCTtggggaggaatcgaaatggcaataggattaggaggaaccgaggaagagacaaagagagaaagaaccAAAGACAAAGGGAGTGAGGAGATGAGATCTAATCTAaagtttcttttagtaatttttttttttaatatttaaaaggttccggtccggtccgggtgggcggatccgcccatggaaccgggaaccggaccattacccaccggttccgaaaaattggaaccgggaaccggaccgttccctcaagaaccgccggttccgggcggttccggtccggttccgggcggtccgggcgggtcccgggtattttgcacacccctagctcCTGGGCTGTTCAGCATGCGGGCAAGACGACGTGACCGAGGTTTCGAGGTTCTAGGCATATCGAGCAGTGCTACGCATCACGCTGAGAGCCAtctgttgttactgatcaaacagtaaacaagaaacagaaaaccagaagctatagatttcgaatgaggaagagaagcacagagaaaCAGAACACGAACTTGCATACATCGGTTCTCTAAGGAAATTGTCAAGTACAGGACAACTTAAACAAGAACAATAACTGCTTACAAACCACACACACATGTAGCATATAACTGCACCTAAACGTGCTAATTCACTTcctaaataacaaaaataccaACTGCATAATATAACCAACTTAGCAAGAAAAATAAACcataagaagaaaacataacAGAGGAACATCAGTCGAAAAACCAGCAGCACTGAGACATTATAatctaacaaactcctccttggatcaattgctgctgcatactccaattttctttcttaatacttcaaatcttccagcttgaagtggttttgtgaacatgtctgcaagttgatcttcagatctgcaataaACCGGCTTAACTTCACcattttgttgcacctcacgtagAAAGAAGAATTTAACCTTGAAATGCTTAGTTTTGCCATGAAAAACTGGATTCTGAGATATTGCTAGAGCAGCTTGATTATCCACATTGATTTCGATACAGCCACTGGAATTCAGCCATAAatctttcattatcttcttcaaccACAAAGCTTTGCTTCTGCAGTAGATTGAGCtacaatttcttgttttttagaACACCAAGAGAAACAAGCTGATCCAAAACTGAAACAATATCCAGATGTACTCTTCATATCATCCATCGAGCCAGCCTAATCACTATCAGAAAAACCTTGTAAATTGAATTCTTGACCCCTCtgaaacttcacaccaaagaacaagGTTCCTTTTAGATACCTCAAGATCCTCTTTGCTGCAATCAAATGAAGCTTACTTGGATCACTCATAAATCTGGATAGAACACTTacagcaaatagaatatctAGTCTGGTTGCTGTAAGGTACATGAGACACCCTATCAGACTTCTATACATCGAGGCATCCACAGCATCTGTTCCATCAACCTTCTGCAACTTCTCTTTAGCTGCCATCAGTGTACTGACACTTCGACAgtcttccatctgaaacttctttagaatttccttcaaatATTTCCTCTGGCAAATGAAGATTTCATATGGACTTTGCTTAACTTCCAGACCTAAGAAATAAGCCATTTTTCCTAAGTCTGTCATCTCAAAACCTGCAAACAAACCTTGCTTAACATTTTCTATCAGTTCTGCATCATTTCCTGTCACCAATAAATCATCCACATAGAGTGACAGAACTATCACACTTTGATTTACTTTCTTGatataaagagtgaactcacttaagctttttgtaaaaccaaaatcctgtaaatatcgatctatctttCCATACCAGGCTCTTGGAGCTTGTttcagtccatatagagctttgCGCAATCTGTATACACTTTCCTCTTGCCCTTTAATACTGAaaccttcaggttgttcaacaaaaatttcctcttcaagctctccatttaggaatgcagacttgacatctaactgaaagATAGTCCATCCCTTCTCTGCTGCAACAGCTAACAGAAGCCTTATTGTGTCCAGCCTTGCAACTGGAGCAAaagtttcagaatagtctactccccatatttgaGCATAGCCTTTCACAACCAGTCTTGCTTTATACTTATTGACAGAACCATTAGGATTGAGCTTTCtcctaaacacccacttaactccAATCACATTCTTGTCTAGTGGCCCGTCTACTAATTCCCAAGTCTGATTTTTCTGAATCATTGCTATCTCCTCCTACATTGCTGCAATCCACTTCTGATCTTCCTTGGCTTCTGCAAAGTTGGATGGTTCGAGCACTGCCacattacttctttcatagatctcagcaagtgaccttgtgcctctcacAAGTTGATCATCTATACTCTCTTCCATTTCCTCTGTAATTCCATTAGTCTCCACATCTGTTTCAGGCTGTCTTTCGAAGTGATCCTTCCATCTATCCAattccattcatcttcctctaaaAACGTGACATCTCTGCTCACAGTTATTTTCCCTATCATGGGATAGAAAATTCTGTAAGCTCTTGATTGAAGACTATATCCAACAAAGATCCCAATCTCCGCCTTTTTATCAAGTTTGTCCCTCTTAACATcaggaacatgagtgtaacacaaacatccaaaaaccttcaaGTTTTTCACAGAAGGTTTAATATCTTGCTAGCCTTCGAGAGGTGTTAATTTCTCTAAGGCTTTTGTAGGCAATCTATTTAATAGAAATACAGCAGTATTGGCTGCCTTAGCCCAAAACCTCTTAGGCAAATTCTTCTCTTGCATCATAcatctggccatctccataatacttcTGTTCTTTCTCTCACtgaccccattctgttgaggtgaGTAAGGAGCTGTAAATTGCTGCACAATTCCTGCTTGCTCACAAATCAGCTTAAATTTGTTAGCTGTATACTCAGATCCATTGTTAGACCTGAGagctttaattttcttcccacttgGATTCTCAACTAAAGCTTTAAACTTCATAAATGCATCAGCTACTTCAGTCTTAGCTCGCAGAAAATAGATCCAGCTCATCCTAGTCAAATCATCAgtaaaggtaataaaatacatGCTTCCATTGAGAGAGGGttcagacataggtccacatacATCAGTGTGAACTAGTTCCAGCTTTTGACATATCCTTGAGACTCGTCCTTTGAAGGGAAATCTAGCTTGTTTGCCAAGAAGACAGGTTCTGCATTGTGGAAGTTCTTCCTCTAAGCTTGGCAAGTCATCTACCAAGCCATTTTTCTACATAAACAGCATACTCCtcctgtgaacatgcccaagtcttttatgccatagctctgtattttcttctttgcatttcaaAGCCATCTGTTGCATCTCATGTGGCTTGAACATAAAACTTTTATCCCTCATTGGAATTCTCAAGACTTCTTTGCTGTTAGCATTTTTAATGAGACATTCCCttccttcgaacttcactttatagcccttctccACTAACTGACCAACACTTAACATATTttggtcaatatttggcacaaagagaacatCCCTGATTAGCTTTACCTCCTGGTTTCCTTCAATAGCAACTACACCTTTACCTTGCACTTCAATATGTTGTCCATTGCCAATTCTGACTCTGGACCTTACTGTCTTGTTTATGCTCCCGAATAGCTTTAAGTTACCAGTTATGTGATTGGTACAACCACTATCTACCAGCCATGTATTATTTTCGACTGAAGATTCACCAGCTGAAGCTACAAACAGGTGATCTTCATCAACTTCATTTACTGCCACTTGTGCTTCTCCTGCTTGCTGATAAGTTTTCCCTTTGCAAATagcttccatgtgacccaacttgtaGCATCTTCTACACCTAGCATCTGGCTTTCTCCAGCATCTAAAAGACTGATGATTGGTTCCACCACAGTATTGACAtggccttttatttttttttccatttgctaGATCCACCAGTGTTCCCTTCTTTTGGTAAATACCTCGAATCAGCAACATTTCCTTTaaactgaatccatttcttccctttgcctccatcattttgctttactttggcttGCAATGCCCCCTCtacattttcttctctcctcattAGTCTTCTCGTGTTCCCGTGCTGCAAAGCATTCAACAACTCGCAAGTTTTATATCAGCCAAGTCCCTTGTGTTTTCCGGAGAAGCTATAGTAGCTTCGAATTTCTCGGAAGAGACACCAGGATCTTACGAACAAGCCTATCATCCTTCAAGTCGTCCCCAAAACTCGATTTTATCAGCTATCCCTACTAGCCTATCAAAGTATTCCTTCACTGACTCAGACTCTTTCATCTGCTGTCTCTCAAATTttctcaagagattcagcaccttcatacctcttatcttctcatctccttcataTTCTTCCTTCAAGAAGTCCCATATGGTCTTTGCAGAGTCACACTTCATAATTTTGGTAAAGATGGTAGGCGAGACAGCAGCATACAGGCAAGATTTTGCCTTGGCTTTTCTTGTGGTTCTCTCTTTATGaagtttgatttgattcatggtcggattatttggaagtggagcaacttcataatcatcctccacaGCTTCCCACGATCATGACCCTCAAAAATACTATCATCTTAAcagcccatgcttgataattctctccaaagAAATACTTTGGAGAAGCCATCGCAGAGAAACCACTCGACCCCTGTCTCCATCACCCTTTAACTTCTTTACACTTTgatacttgcttcacttcacagtccctcaagATCATTCATGCTCGATACCACCGTTGTTACCGatcaaacaagaaacaagaaacagaaaactAGAAGCTATAGATTtcgaatgaggaagagaagcacagagaaaCAGAACACGAACTTGCATACATTGGTTCTCTAAGGAAATTGTCAAGTACAGGACAACTTCAACAAGAACAATAACTGCTTACAAACCACACACACATGCAGCATATAACTGCACCTAA
Above is a window of Eucalyptus grandis isolate ANBG69807.140 chromosome 9, ASM1654582v1, whole genome shotgun sequence DNA encoding:
- the LOC120288521 gene encoding protein trichome birefringence-like 19; this translates as MKFGRPDTEFLKWRWEPDGCELPPFDAAEFAEMAQGKSIAFVGNSLGEEPHAVLVMPLVDQPEDISLRYTADYNFKWWYLPKHNLTLGTYWAPFLVRTTDARSGQTLDCVLTLHLDKPHPSWSAEIGAFNYVIVSVGQWFFRPLVYYRNGWLLVGVCMVQNTKRNKLIQN